In Pseudoalteromonas aliena SW19, the genomic stretch TATTAATAGGTAAATTAAGACAAAGGCATGGAATTAATAAACTTTAAAGTGGGCTGTAAAACAATTTCACTTAAAATACTCGATATTTTATTAACAGAGCGCTTTGACAATAACCTAACAACTTTACCAAACAATAATAAAAGCTTTATTGGTGTTAAAGATTATATGGATATACCCACCCCTGTGTTTGACCTAGGTATTATTTTGAATGATATCTCAACTGAACAAAGTAATGCACAAATACTAAAGCAGCTAAGAGCATGGCAAGAAAAACAAATAAACTGGTTTAACACGCTTGAATGTAACCTATTAAACAGCTCGATTTCATTTTCAAAAAATGATACAGAACTGCAAGATTTTGTTCTATTTTACAAAGAATTTAACACCGACAATGAAGACTTAAAATTAACCATGTCTCGATTTGATGAGCCCTTTCAAACACTGTTGGAGATAGTAAAAGAAGCCATAACAGCCCATAGCAAAAAAAATCATCAACAAGTAGCGGCCCTGCTTGAAAAAATTAAACGTAATAGTCTCATTCAGCTCGAGCGCTTGTTTGAGTCAGCCAAAGAACAGATAACCCTAGACTATAAACCTATAATTATTTTTACCACTAAGGACGGTTTAAATCCGCATGTTGGATTGTTAGTAGATAAGGTCGAAGATAATATCGACTATAAAAAAGAGGACATAAAACCACTAGATAAGCTTACTGAAATTGGTTTTGATATAGATCCACAAACTAAAAATATGATGCGTGGGCTAATCAAACTCGCCGAAAAACACAGTGTATTAATTGATCCAAGCGTCATATTTAAACCTGCTCAATTAGAAGAGCACGCAAGCGAAAAAACTGAAGCCTACGGACTATTTTAAAACCTTTAAACTTAGTTCTATAATTTAAATGCTAAAGTAGGGCACTTATTGACCGTGTTGGGTAGACTGTAATTGAACAGAGTTAGCGTCCTGAGTCTAAATTCACTTTTCTGCAGACGTAAAAAAGCCCGAATCGTTAGATTCGGGCTCTCTACAATTTGAAGCCTGGTAATGTCCTACTTTCACATAGCAAATGCTACACTATCATCGGCGCTGT encodes the following:
- a CDS encoding chemotaxis protein, which produces MELINFKVGCKTISLKILDILLTERFDNNLTTLPNNNKSFIGVKDYMDIPTPVFDLGIILNDISTEQSNAQILKQLRAWQEKQINWFNTLECNLLNSSISFSKNDTELQDFVLFYKEFNTDNEDLKLTMSRFDEPFQTLLEIVKEAITAHSKKNHQQVAALLEKIKRNSLIQLERLFESAKEQITLDYKPIIIFTTKDGLNPHVGLLVDKVEDNIDYKKEDIKPLDKLTEIGFDIDPQTKNMMRGLIKLAEKHSVLIDPSVIFKPAQLEEHASEKTEAYGLF